From Patescibacteria group bacterium, a single genomic window includes:
- a CDS encoding diadenosine tetraphosphate hydrolase → MSRSINKIINYTGQVKKITCLGCTREKGEISLGDIVKSKYFDAHQDYEIPIPGFVIISSRRHIQSVDEFTDKEQRDFIKLLYRLRSALRQVLGVKVVYLIQEEDTLHHFHVWVFPRFDWMKRKFGRKIESVRPIMEFAKKTFKTKSNLTKVDEATLKLKQFLLKK, encoded by the coding sequence ATGTCAAGGTCAATTAATAAAATAATCAATTATACAGGCCAAGTGAAAAAAATAACTTGCCTTGGGTGTACCCGTGAAAAAGGTGAAATAAGCCTAGGCGATATTGTAAAGTCAAAATATTTTGATGCCCACCAAGACTATGAAATTCCTATTCCGGGTTTTGTGATTATTTCATCCAGAAGGCATATTCAAAGTGTTGATGAATTTACTGACAAAGAACAACGGGATTTCATAAAATTATTATATCGCTTACGTTCAGCCTTAAGGCAGGTTCTTGGCGTTAAGGTTGTTTACCTTATCCAGGAAGAAGACACGTTGCATCATTTCCACGTTTGGGTATTTCCACGTTTTGATTGGATGAAAAGAAAATTTGGCAGAAAAATAGAATCTGTGCGTCCAATTATGGAGTTCGCTAAGAAAACTTTTAAAACCAAAAGTAACTTGACCAAGGTTGATGAGGCGACATTAAAATTAAAGCAATTTTTATTGAAAAAATAG
- a CDS encoding PepSY domain-containing protein translates to MNAKRNILLLTLILSGGLFLVLTANAQSTVSSVKSIEINPTQITTSVTCTACVGGIPTGQKDSNGCPIYSCPGKQCPVGCTCSGDTTTCPVPSCKAPCVKSGDTCTCPVEPPIACTACVGGIPTAQKDSNGCPIYSCPGKQCPVGCTCSGDTTTCPVPSCKAPCVKSGDTCTCPVEPPIACTACVGGIPTAQKDSNGCPIYSCPGKQCPVGCTCSGDTTTCPVEGIKPIEAKISSSESGVKSVSIEKVPNGLSLQSEKATAVTTEKLVIEGNKLSLKTSTGNKEIKILPEEASSKVAAGTEVSTIELKEESQQPIYSVKGTKQAKLLFVIPVSMQIETKVSAESGNVISVKKPWWSFLTR, encoded by the coding sequence ATGAATGCGAAACGAAACATTTTATTACTAACTCTGATATTGTCAGGCGGTTTGTTTTTGGTTCTAACAGCAAACGCTCAATCAACCGTTTCTTCTGTTAAATCAATCGAAATAAATCCAACGCAAATTACAACTTCAGTTACCTGTACCGCTTGCGTTGGTGGAATTCCTACTGGTCAAAAAGATTCTAACGGCTGTCCAATTTATTCTTGTCCGGGAAAACAATGTCCGGTGGGCTGCACTTGTTCCGGAGATACCACAACTTGTCCAGTGCCATCTTGTAAAGCTCCTTGCGTGAAAAGCGGAGATACTTGCACTTGTCCAGTAGAACCGCCCATCGCCTGTACCGCTTGCGTTGGTGGAATTCCTACTGCTCAAAAAGATTCTAACGGCTGTCCAATTTATTCTTGTCCGGGAAAACAATGTCCGGTGGGCTGCACTTGTTCCGGAGATACCACAACTTGTCCAGTGCCATCTTGTAAAGCTCCTTGCGTGAAAAGCGGAGATACTTGCACTTGTCCAGTAGAACCGCCCATCGCCTGTACCGCTTGCGTTGGTGGAATTCCTACTGCTCAAAAAGATTCTAACGGCTGTCCAATTTATTCTTGTCCGGGAAAACAATGTCCGGTGGGCTGCACTTGTTCCGGAGATACCACAACTTGTCCAGTAGAGGGAATAAAACCCATTGAGGCAAAAATTTCTTCTTCAGAATCGGGCGTAAAATCAGTCTCCATAGAAAAAGTCCCGAATGGTCTATCTCTCCAATCTGAAAAAGCAACTGCAGTTACAACAGAAAAACTTGTTATTGAAGGGAATAAATTATCCCTTAAAACATCAACTGGAAATAAGGAAATCAAAATTTTGCCAGAAGAAGCCTCATCTAAAGTGGCGGCGGGAACCGAAGTTAGCACAATTGAACTTAAAGAAGAATCTCAACAACCAATATATTCTGTTAAGGGAACAAAACAAGCCAAACTTCTTTTCGTAATTCCTGTTTCAATGCAGATCGAAACCAAAGTAAGTGCTGAATCCGGAAATGTCATTTCAGTAAAGAAGCCTTGGTGGAGTTTCCTAACGCGGTAA
- a CDS encoding methyltransferase, with protein MADDISQLKQDIIFTANLRGHEFTFHSAYGLFSPKEIDRGSLLLIETVAVNPHDTILDVGCGYGAIGLTLAMLAPQGRVHMVDKDFVAVEYAKQNAALNGIANCEIYLSNAFSAVPDIKFDTIVSNLPAKAGNEFFTILFHDAKAHLKPGGKLYVVTLAGMKKYIKRNFQELFGNYKKLRQGKTHAVSLAIRE; from the coding sequence ATGGCCGACGATATATCACAATTAAAACAAGATATCATATTCACTGCCAACCTGCGAGGGCATGAGTTCACTTTCCATAGCGCGTACGGCCTGTTCAGCCCCAAAGAGATCGACCGCGGGTCTCTTTTGCTGATTGAAACCGTTGCCGTAAATCCTCACGACACCATCCTCGATGTCGGCTGCGGCTATGGCGCCATTGGGCTCACCCTGGCAATGCTCGCGCCTCAAGGCAGGGTCCACATGGTTGATAAAGATTTTGTCGCGGTTGAATACGCGAAGCAAAATGCCGCCCTCAATGGCATCGCCAACTGCGAAATTTATTTAAGCAACGCGTTCAGCGCAGTGCCTGATATCAAATTCGACACCATCGTTTCTAACCTTCCCGCAAAAGCAGGCAATGAATTTTTTACTATCCTTTTCCATGACGCCAAAGCGCATCTGAAACCGGGAGGCAAGCTCTATGTCGTGACGCTCGCGGGAATGAAGAAATATATCAAAAGAAATTTCCAGGAACTATTCGGCAATTACAAAAAACTACGCCAAGGCAAAACTCACGCCGTGTCGCTGGCAATACGTGAATAA
- a CDS encoding DUF4202 family protein: MFDKVERFVIDAFTEAGALSNISHHQRTVYWIKKLKPDADEALLIAGIAHDIERAFYGDWKKGSDDPALLRKHQDLSAVDIEKFLRHEGAEEELIARVKHFVANHETGGDEDQNVLCDADCLAFLEEKAVSLAKKSMRDGSTSEAGRRIRMVFHRISSPFAKQIAQPWYEEAKKYLTEMSTFS, from the coding sequence ATGTTTGATAAGGTGGAACGGTTTGTTATAGATGCTTTCACGGAGGCGGGAGCCTTGAGCAATATCTCGCATCACCAGCGCACCGTATACTGGATTAAGAAGCTTAAACCTGACGCGGATGAGGCATTGCTCATTGCCGGGATAGCGCATGATATTGAAAGGGCGTTTTATGGAGACTGGAAAAAGGGGTCTGATGATCCCGCACTATTGCGCAAACATCAGGACTTAAGCGCGGTTGATATTGAAAAATTCCTGCGGCACGAAGGTGCGGAAGAAGAACTCATCGCGCGAGTCAAGCACTTTGTGGCGAATCATGAGACAGGGGGCGATGAAGATCAAAATGTATTGTGCGATGCCGATTGTTTGGCATTTTTGGAAGAAAAGGCCGTAAGCCTTGCCAAGAAATCTATGCGTGATGGCAGTACCAGCGAGGCGGGGAGGAGAATACGTATGGTGTTTCACAGGATATCGTCTCCTTTCGCCAAACAGATTGCCCAGCCGTGGTATGAGGAAGCAAAAAAATATCTCACTGAAATGAGCACTTTTTCGTGA
- a CDS encoding recombinase family protein translates to MKYILYARKSTEDEDRQILSIEAQVFELKEFAAKEKLEIVDPIFVETKTAKEPGRIKFAEMLSLIERGKAEGILSWNPDRLARNSVDGGRVIHMIDRGLIKSLKFPTFWFEPTPQGLFMLQIAFGQSKYYVDSLRENVTRGMRQKVRNGVWPSKAPLGYLNNPKTRGIDVDREKAQKVKKIFELYATRNYNLREIAEWCKRVNLKSNLGNSISIGKVHELLQNVFYIGLMKYKGEIHEATHEPLISKKLFDKVQEIMREKGKPQKVKKHNFAFLGFMKCPCSAAITAEKKIKPSGREYVYYRCTKKKGPCQEKHFLRQEELYEQIKSFLQKVSLSSHDTENVLAELEKEEIQTKEQAKTTVQNLKVQLAEIEIRLEKLLDVFLNEVISVEDYKARKEKLLIKKVGLQEQVRDFEQNGLSWLEPAREFVLSLNQAAKLLKSENKMEMTTFLKNIGSNCILQNRQLIFSPRKPYDLVADPALDAGEATASCLQFPVWWAAEGSNPSSRNIVSLRDMPLNLSNVNAALPDKSHSGI, encoded by the coding sequence ATGAAATACATACTTTACGCTCGCAAGAGCACCGAAGATGAGGACAGGCAGATTTTAAGCATTGAGGCCCAAGTCTTTGAATTAAAAGAATTTGCCGCCAAAGAAAAACTTGAAATTGTCGATCCGATTTTCGTCGAGACCAAAACTGCCAAAGAACCTGGGCGAATTAAATTCGCAGAAATGTTGTCATTGATTGAAAGAGGGAAAGCAGAGGGGATACTTTCTTGGAATCCGGATAGATTAGCTCGTAATTCCGTTGATGGAGGGCGAGTAATTCACATGATAGATCGCGGCTTGATTAAATCATTGAAATTTCCAACATTTTGGTTTGAGCCAACACCGCAAGGACTTTTTATGCTCCAAATTGCTTTTGGTCAAAGTAAATATTATGTGGATTCACTTCGAGAAAATGTAACTCGTGGAATGAGGCAGAAAGTAAGAAATGGAGTATGGCCAAGCAAAGCACCGCTCGGCTATCTCAACAATCCAAAAACCAGAGGAATTGATGTTGATAGAGAAAAAGCACAAAAAGTGAAAAAGATTTTTGAACTCTACGCCACCAGAAATTACAATCTCCGCGAAATAGCCGAGTGGTGCAAACGGGTAAATCTCAAAAGCAATTTAGGCAACAGCATTTCAATTGGAAAAGTCCATGAGCTTTTACAAAACGTTTTCTACATCGGTCTTATGAAGTATAAAGGCGAAATTCATGAGGCAACTCACGAGCCGCTAATTTCAAAGAAACTTTTTGATAAAGTGCAGGAAATTATGCGAGAAAAAGGCAAGCCGCAAAAAGTTAAGAAACATAATTTTGCTTTTCTCGGGTTTATGAAATGTCCTTGCTCGGCGGCGATAACAGCAGAAAAGAAAATTAAACCAAGTGGCAGAGAATATGTGTATTATCGTTGCACAAAAAAGAAAGGGCCATGCCAAGAAAAACACTTTTTGCGACAGGAAGAATTATACGAACAGATTAAATCTTTTCTTCAAAAAGTTTCTTTGTCGAGCCACGACACAGAAAACGTTTTAGCCGAACTCGAAAAAGAAGAAATACAAACAAAAGAGCAAGCCAAAACAACTGTTCAAAATCTTAAAGTACAATTAGCTGAAATTGAAATAAGACTTGAAAAACTGCTCGACGTTTTTCTTAACGAGGTTATCTCTGTTGAAGATTACAAGGCGAGAAAAGAAAAACTACTTATCAAAAAGGTCGGGCTACAGGAACAAGTCAGAGATTTTGAACAGAATGGCTTATCGTGGCTCGAACCGGCTCGTGAGTTCGTTTTATCATTAAATCAAGCCGCAAAACTACTCAAATCTGAAAACAAGATGGAAATGACAACATTTCTTAAAAATATCGGCTCGAACTGCATTTTGCAGAATCGCCAACTGATTTTTTCGCCCAGAAAACCTTATGATTTGGTCGCCGACCCCGCACTTGATGCGGGGGAGGCGACTGCCTCTTGCTTGCAATTTCCTGTCTGGTGGGCGGCAGAGGGATCGAATCCCAGTAGCAGAAACATCGTTTCGCTACGGGACATGCCTCTTAACCTCAGCAATGTCAATGCTGCACTCCCCGACAAAAGCCATTCGGGCATTTAG
- a CDS encoding HD domain-containing protein: MDSQKANSVLKAYRDELRKSGILGWADALCASLPQTEVYLVGGAVRDCLLERADTKDYDFVVRNVETPELEAQLSRFGAVNYVGKTFGVYKLKLTEPSSVEALDIALPRTEHAWGTGKYRDVDTQSDPALPLKEDLGRRDFTINAMAMRVTDPPIPPLLRGGQKGGILVDEFNGLEDLTDKKLRTVGNPDERMREDYSRALRGLRFAVSLGFTIEASTWDAIARSITHLLDLDSQGARIIPAEVIAQEFLKALDVHPLAAFDLFESSGTFSILMPELLAMKGCPQPQEFHTEGDVWTHTRLALAVIESPAFAQEFGNPVLLPAPQPLWNAELALAALLHDIGKPPTLTTPEAHGADRIRFNDHDRVGAEMVASLIERLKLTSPTGIGVDANRVCALIRHHLLFVHGDVDELRPSTIEKYFFRDPLLGEELLKLSYADGAATIAKDGKGTIADYKRMRVRIEALKEKGKHTLPKPLLSGHDIMTMLGIGEGPEVGKILTRIREAQLEGKITTQEEAKHYLVILSN; the protein is encoded by the coding sequence ATGGATTCGCAAAAAGCCAATAGTGTTCTCAAAGCCTATAGGGACGAACTGCGCAAAAGCGGTATTTTGGGTTGGGCTGACGCGCTCTGTGCATCGCTGCCGCAGACAGAGGTGTATTTAGTGGGAGGGGCAGTGCGGGATTGCCTATTGGAGCGCGCTGATACGAAGGACTATGATTTTGTGGTGCGCAATGTCGAAACGCCGGAACTTGAAGCCCAGTTGTCGCGTTTCGGCGCGGTGAATTATGTCGGCAAGACATTTGGGGTATATAAATTGAAACTGACAGAACCTTCCTCTGTGGAAGCCCTTGATATTGCACTCCCGCGCACCGAACACGCGTGGGGCACGGGGAAATACCGCGATGTGGATACGCAATCCGACCCAGCGCTTCCCTTGAAGGAGGATTTAGGGCGGCGGGATTTTACCATCAATGCGATGGCCATGCGGGTGACCGACCCCCCCATCCCCCCCTTATTAAGGGGGGGACAAAAGGGAGGTATCCTTGTTGATGAGTTTAACGGTTTAGAGGATCTCACGGATAAAAAATTAAGGACGGTGGGGAACCCTGATGAGCGCATGAGAGAAGATTACTCCCGCGCATTGCGCGGCTTGCGGTTTGCCGTATCTCTTGGGTTTACAATTGAGGCCTCTACCTGGGATGCGATCGCGCGCAGTATCACACATTTACTTGACCTTGATAGCCAAGGCGCAAGGATTATTCCTGCGGAAGTAATAGCGCAAGAATTCTTGAAAGCGCTTGATGTACATCCCTTGGCGGCGTTTGACCTTTTTGAGTCGAGCGGTACATTTTCCATTTTGATGCCGGAGCTTCTGGCGATGAAAGGGTGCCCGCAACCGCAAGAATTCCATACGGAGGGAGACGTGTGGACTCACACGCGGCTTGCGCTCGCGGTGATTGAGTCTCCTGCTTTTGCCCAAGAATTCGGCAATCCTGTTTTGCTTCCTGCTCCGCAGCCGCTTTGGAATGCGGAGTTGGCGCTTGCGGCGCTTTTGCATGACATAGGGAAACCCCCCACGCTCACCACCCCTGAAGCGCATGGCGCCGATCGGATACGGTTTAACGACCACGACAGGGTGGGCGCGGAAATGGTAGCTTCTCTTATTGAGCGGCTCAAACTCACCAGCCCCACCGGCATCGGAGTTGATGCGAATCGCGTATGTGCGCTCATCCGCCATCACCTTCTTTTTGTCCACGGCGATGTGGACGAATTGCGCCCCAGTACCATTGAGAAATATTTCTTCCGCGATCCCTTATTAGGCGAAGAACTTCTCAAGCTCTCTTATGCGGATGGAGCGGCTACGATTGCCAAGGATGGCAAGGGGACGATTGCCGACTATAAACGTATGCGCGTTCGCATTGAGGCGCTCAAGGAAAAAGGCAAGCATACCCTGCCAAAACCGCTTCTCTCCGGTCACGACATCATGACCATGCTTGGCATAGGCGAGGGGCCGGAAGTGGGGAAAATATTAACGCGCATCCGCGAAGCGCAGCTGGAAGGAAAAATCACCACTCAAGAAGAAGCGAAGCATTATCTCGTTATATTATCAAATTAA